The segment CCTAGGTTTACTTCATTATTACTTAGGGATTGAAGTTATTCAAAATCCTAAGTTCATTTTTATTTCTCAAAAGAAATACATTGGAGAGTTATTATGCAGCTTTGGAATGCAAGATTGTAATTCTGTTTCCACTCCAATGGAGAAAAATTTGAAGATTTCTTCCAATGACAGAGAGCCTTTCGAAGATCCAACCAAGTATAGGCAGCTTGTTGGAAGTTTGATTTATCTCACCACTACTCGTCCTGACATTACATTTGCAGTAGGAATTATGTCCAAGTTTATGCATAAACCATGTGAAGGGCATTGGATTGCAACACAACGAGTGctaaaatatttaaaaggaacCCAGACTCTCAGCATCAAATATTCAAAGGTATCAAACTTTGATCTCACTGGCTATTCTGACTTAGATTTTGATGGTGACAAAGAACATGGGGTGTCTACTTCTGGTTATTTGATGACTCTTGGATCAACAACTATCACTTGGAGATCAAAGAAACAAACAGTTCCTGCCAACTCTactactgaagcagaatatgtagcaacagCTCAAGCCACCAAAAAAATTGTGTGGCTTAGGAAAATTCTTGAGGACTTCCAGGAGATACAGATGACTTCAATGCCTTTATTTGTTGACAACAATTATGTGATTCAATTGGCCAAGAATCCAAGGTTTCATGATCGAACCAAGCATATCAACACCAAATATCACTTGATTTGACATCATGTTGAGACCAAAAACATACATTTGAAACATTGTTCCACTGCAGACCAAATTGCTAATATCTTTACCAAAGCACTGGGCGATGTAAAGTTTGAACGATTCCGACTGCTGCTTGGCATGATAGATGTCCCTTCAGATTAAGGGAGGAATGCTAACTAATCACTAATCCCACGGGATGCTAACTAATCCTATGGGATATTTTAGAGTAGTTATTTTGTAACTAGCGGTAATTTTCTGTAGTTTAGTTTTCTATAGTTTTCTTAACTGTTTCATCAGTTAATGTTGTATATATTCTTTTCTTATCTAATAATATTGTGTGTGCGTATGAATCACATCTTTGGCCCTGTTACAATTAGTAATTTCTACCAGTGCAAATCGTCAAGCTTGGCATTTAAGATAGAAGTTTCCAGATTTGAATTCTAGATGTTTCTCACAATGAACATTCTAGATGTTTCCTTGCTATATACTTCTGCCTTATCTTCATCATTGGCTATAAATAAGATGTAATATGAATTGTTACTCACTCTAAATGTAATGTTTatgttatttaatataatataatgtctGGATTTGTCTATTTTATATTCTTGTCTTTTGTCTCTCTCCACCCCATCAATCCCTAACCCTTTTGTTGTCGTGATCAGTATAAAGAGAAAGTCTAATGAATTCGGCCAAAGCAATCTGACAGAAGAAATCCTATTCATATGCAAACTCTCTAGAAACTTTATGACTGTGTGCAATCCATATATGATGTAGATTGGATACCAATTAATGAAATCATTTCCTCCTTAAAAAATGGACATAACCTTTATGATGAACCATTATAAATCTTTTTTCTCATATCCTTGTTATATTTAGTTTACTTTCTACTGTTTTATTTTGTTTAATCATGTTTTTCTCTGCTCGTTTAAATTAACACAGAGTTACCAGTTTATTCTGTTCAGTTCAGTTTGGATACCACATGATCTTGCCGCTCTGTACCACTATTGTTTTAAGTTAGAGACAACATATCTTTTCGAATTGAACATTGCTTTTCttcaataaattattattataaagTGACAACAATAAAAGGTGTAAAAGATGGCTGACCGTTTCACGTGGGAAAGTGGTTTTTTTCACGTTGAAGAATAAGAAGTCACAAGATTAAAAAAATGGAGGAACAAGATTAAATGAAATGGGAATTTAATGGTTGTTCCACGTTTATTTTGATTCTATGCATCCATTTGCAACATTATGGAACACGAAATATCGCATTGAAAATATGTAATCCTTTTATCATTTTACACCCAGCAATTAAAAGCCATGGAAGTAAATAGAGAGTTAAATATGTTTAGTGGCAGCAGCTACTGTTGATAAAGACTTCCCTCACCGGTAAAGTAAAGCAGCTAGACTGTCGTTTTAAAGAATAAAAAAGTTGAAAGATACAaaacaaaagtgtcattttcatatCATGGACAGTACAATGATAGCGTATTTATAATCATATCAATCCATCCCCACCACCTGTGGAACAGAAAGATTCACATGGCAAACATGTCCCGCTCTAATTCTTTTATATAAAGACTTCCGTCCCCAGCAAAGTAAAGCAGTACTCTGCCTTTCTGGGTTTCCTTAAGAATGGATCTCAATATGAGTGTTTCTGCAACAGGACTTACAATCTTTTTGTTTACTGTTTCGGTGTCCTTTCTATTGGGATGGGCGAAAAAAAACAATAGGAGTTTATGTTTGCCAGGACCATTTGCGCTGCCCATCATTGGAAACCTCCATCAGTTGGGAGCTCTTCCTCACCGCAGTCTGCAGAGGCTGGCTGAGAAACACGGGCCTATAATGATGCTCAAGTTCGGTTCTGTTCCCGTCGTGGTCGCCTCTTCTTCTCAGGCGGCGAAGCAGTTTCTGAAAACCCATGACATGAGTTTTCTCAGCAGGCCGTCTACTACTGCTGGAAAATACTTGTTTTACAATTCCAAGGACATCGTGTTTGCCCCCTACGGACCTTGTTGGCGAAATATAAGAAAGATATGCACGTTGGAGCTGCTGAGTGCCAAGAGAATCGACTCGTTCAGAGGTGTGCGGGAGGATGAAGCGCTGGCAATGGTCCGATCGATCTGGGAGAAGAGCGACAAGGGCGGAGTGGGCGTGGATTTGAGCCACATCATTTCCTGCTATAACTCCGACTTGATGTGGCGAATATTGACGGGCAGGACAATCGCCGACCGCCTCTCTGGCGGCACAACGTTTGAGCAATTGATTTGGGAGGCTGCTGAGTTGATTGGTGCTATCAACATGGGCGAGTTCATTCCTTGTTTGGATTGGCTGGACTTGCAGGGGCTGAGGCGACGTATGAAGAATGTCCACCAGCGCTTGGACGCCGTTTTTGACAAAACAATAGATGAACATGTTGAGCGCAAGGGGAGGCGCGGCGCGGAGGAGGAGGAGCCGCAGAAGGACATGGTTGATGTGCTTGTGGACATGGAAATCACAGTAGAAGAAAAGAAGGGTATCCTTATGGTAGgtattaatttttattatatgtAAATGTAGTAGTTGCATTGTACTGTATTGATTATATGTATTTATGCCTATGATTTAACCTATCTATGTGTTCATAGGATATGTTCCTTGGGGGAATAGAAACATCGGCATCTACATTGGAATGGGTGATGAGCGAGTTATTGAGAAATCCACATGTGATGAAAAAATTGcaagaagaaattgattttatagTAAAAGAAGATGACAAAGTAACATCTTCTCATATTGGAAGTATGGAATATTTGCATTGTGTGGTGAAAGAGACAATGAGATTGTATCCAATAGCCCCCTTGCTCATCCCTCATGAATCTACAGAAGATTGTGTTGTGAAAGGACCTCATCACGACTATTTCATACCAACAAAAACAAGGCTTATTATTAATGCTTGGGCTATAGGAAGAGATCCAAAAGTATGGGAAGATCCCTTGGAATTTAGGCCTGAGAGATTTGTGGGTAAAAATCTTGATATGATAAGAGATCCAGAATTAAGTACGATTCCTTTTGGGGCAGGAAGGAGAAGTTGCCCAGGTGCTTCCATGGCCATTGCCAATATGGAGATTGCTATACTATACCTTGTTCAGTGCTTCAATTGGAAATGTGAAAGAGAGTTGGACATGAAAGAATCTTTTGGAGTCACCATTCCAAGAAAAGTACATCTGATTGCTATTCCAACTTGGAGGTCAAAGATGAATGAACCTTCTTACCTTCAAATTTAGTCACAGTAAAAATTGTTCATTACCTTTTCACTCAAATTATGTAAAACATAATCCTCATAAATAAATATTCTTCTCATACCATTTTGAGACGAGTACAAAATGTGTATATTTTACAATATGTTTCATCTCAATATTTCTAGTAAACTACTTCATCTTAATATCTATTTTACCTAATATGTCATATTTCAACACAATGACTTATCACTTTTATAACATGATCATGGGTAAAAAAAATTGGCTTGTTATTTCTTTTGGGAAATTATACTTCTTGTTGTTAATTGGTGGGGTCATCAACTGATGGATATTTATGTATGTCAAAAAATCTTGTAAATTAATTAGTATTTTTAATTAGTATTTTTAATTAGCATTTATTAttacaaatttaaaaattttaagtaTATTGTGCTTTTTCTATGTATGCTATTTGCAATTGTTAGAATGAAAAGTATGAATTAGTAAACTTGAACCTTGTTTCAATGAAATATATTTCTACAGAAAATATTGTTGCATATCCCAAACATTAGGAAACAAAACTATATACTTTCATATtgacaagatgatcaaaagattgttcataatttaataaaatatctcTTATTCTCCTAAGTTTTAATAAAGGAAGGGAATTTAAAATCATAGAATCATCTACAAATTATTGATCAGTGATAGCATTAGATATAGAAGAAGCCTTAAGACCATGTAATTAagctttatttttaaaatattttatgcaTCTTACTAAAGATGGTGATGAACAAGTAGGTAGACAAACAATCCCCTTGCGAAAAACCCTAAAACGAAGAGAAAGTCCCTTCTTTAGATCCATTAACACAGATACAAAAAGAGATAGAGGAATAACACCCAAGCTCCCAATATCTTGTCCTTACTTAaagaattattaaaatattttatagtgTTATTTTTATGTGTGTGCCTTGTCTATTACTAGCAATATATAGTATAATAAGCTAAGATAATAAATCTATTTTCAAACAACCCTTAACAAGTCTCTCCTAGTCTTTAATGATTAATGAAGAAAGGAAATAAAGATGTGAGTATTTACTATGTCGAAGTGTTCTCTCTATGAAAGGGAGTGCCCTAATTTGGCATATATATGTCTATTACAACGTCCATATCAATAGAAGATTTAATGAATCCTGTCAATCTATCTACAAAGATACCTATAACTTCTTCATTAGTTTTATGAGTTGTTTTCATCTCGAGAAAAGTGTCATAGCAATTCCTACACAAAGGACTTTTTATCAATGCTTAAAAATTATCTTCTATCTAAATACTCATTTTCTTCAAGCCCATCTTAATCAAAATGGATAGCGCCAACATCCACTTTTAATTCTTGGAAGTGAAAATATAGGAGTTAGCTTTTCATTTTAAAATTCACTATTAGGTTTTTAAGTGCTTAAGGAACTATCAAATTTGTTTGGGTGAATTTTTAATCCACGATAGAgaggaaatttaaattttaaatatttaatattcttaAATAAAATTATGTGGGGACACTACTATGACAAACATTATTAAGAGAAGATATAGATATAGGTCAACATATAATAACTTTTGTATTTTATAACATGATTATAGTTAAAAAAAACTGGCTTATTCTTTCTTGTGGGAATTTATATTTCTTGTCACTATTTAGTAGGCTCATCATGTGATGGATATTCATATATGTCAAAAAAATGTAAATTAGTTATTATCTTTAATTATGACCATCTTAATTAGCATGTATCATTctaaattataatgtttaaatatatAGTTTTTTCTTTGTATGCTATTTTGGATTGTTTGAAGCAACGATATGGATTAGGACTTGAATCTTGTTTAAATGAAACATATTTGTATAGAAAATCTCGTTCATATTATAAACATTTCGAATGAAAATTTTAGAATTTATCTTATTAACAAGATGACCAAAAGCTTGTTCATAATCTAATAAAATCTCTTATTCTCCTAAATATTAATAAAGATTTGGAGCCCATTCTAATATAATTCAATGATGTTAGCATctacattttattttgtaagtgacaatgTAGAAATTACATTCTCCTTTTAAAATCATAGCTATAATACATCAAACAAAAATGAGACGTAACTCACTATTGAGTTTTTTATTTTCCAAGTAATTATTGAATTATAAATCTACGATGGAAaggaaattttaaatttaaaaatttaataatctTAAATAAAATCATGTGGGGACCCCCTATTAAATCAACTTTCTTAAGAGAAGTTATAAAATTGAATTAAGCATAATTGTATAATTTATCTTTAAGACCAAAAGGGAATGGAGAATAATTTTTAAATGCACTCAAATTTTAAATCCCTTGATCAaataaatttatgttttttttttaaattataatgtaAATTATAAATCCACTAAAGAATAAAATGTTTAATTTGTCAATGAAAATAGGTGTGTTGGTTGTTGTGGAAGTAGCATTAGTAGATTATACATTTTCTTTGCATCAGGCACAAAAATTTAAGAAATTTATGCCTCATCCAATGTTGGTTGGGATGTATACTACTGATTAATTTAAGTAATATAcgataataaatataattataatataaattcaTATaagtaaatatataattaaataataaatataaataatacaaATACATTTACAATGAGGATAAATATCAAGGGTTTCACATACCTATAAATAATAATTGTAATGTTTAATTTTACAAACCTACCAACGTTGATTTTAGAGAATGTACTCTAAATCCATAGTGATGGGGTTCCAAACGATTGCCTACCCTTCGAATGCACTTATATGCTTctcaaaatattatttttcttatcTCCATTTTTAAATGATTCTATTTTGAATCTTCAATACTCATTTTTATCTCCTAGACTAAGAATTATATCTTCTATAGAAGACTTTATTTGATACTTAAGAAGATATCTCATGTCAAGGGAAAACCCTTAACATCCCAACTGGAAAAACTCACAACTAAATGCGAAGGGTGATTCTCCCCTCCAATCTTAATATTATTAAAACTATTTCCATCCCAACCATTTCTAGTCTTGCTTTGTTTGACTTCATCTTCATTTACTTTTCTTCACTAGACTTGGGTTTCTTGATTCTTGGAATAGTTTAATTGAAAAACCTATCTTTTAGAATGTTTAATTTATTCTCTACCAAAATATATTTAGAGtcaccttcaaagtcaaaatatctCCTTTTTCCAATGGTTCCATGCAGTCCCTAGTCTCCTCCAAAATTCCAAATAATTTCAAAGCCAACTAATAGGTGAAATTTTTCCTCCTTCTGAGTCTTTAAACTTTTATACATTTTCTCTTAGCATCTTTGTTTTGATAAGTAAAGGGTAGGATTATATCTTTCCCTCTAAGTGGATTGGTTGGAGTATTACAAACCTTTTGTTTACTTTTATTTTTCTACCTCAACAGCCATGATAAAGTTGTCCTTCTTAAGAAATTTTACAACTATTATTTTTATCTAGTTTTTCATACCATTCCCTAATAAGTGGAATCTCTTGCATTTCAATGAGACTCTTTCCACCTCATTTTGTTTGGGTCCAAATTTcaacatttattttgaaaataatttttggTGGACGGTGATTCTTTAGATctagagaaacaaaaaccctaacatgcataccaacttctctagcttctatattttttttttcttcaaggatagaaaatgatgAGATTTAAATCTTTGTTAATAGTTTGAAGTCATAATAATTTGACAATAAATTGTGTAATCTAGTTCATagttgtgttggcttgatgatgatgttttgatgtaacaGGTTGATTGAGgaattgttttatgttgtcattgatggcaactatgttttgatagtcatctaagttttTTAGGCCAACCGATAAAGCTTAACTAGTAGAGGAGACAGTTTATCAGTGAACCGACAAATAGAACTTCAACCAGTAAACAAGAAGAGAGTTGTATTCAAGAAACCGGTATGAGCGATCAATGAAGAGTTAAGTGATGTAGTTTTTTAGGAGTGATGGAGATTGTATCAAGTAGCTATGTGTCACACAATAGTAACAAATTCAACTAGATGAGCAAGTTATGTTGTACAAAGCAAtcaatcatgaagaacaactaacTGATAGAACAGAGTCACTGAGATCAGTAAACTGGTacacataatgttttattttttatttgttatgttgctggctgacataagtaaagcatgtagtgcaagattgactagtatcattgaacctaagaaattgttccAACGTTGTTAGCCGACTAATTTTAttcttataaaaagtgtgatgagctaTGAGATAAAGTATGAGATCGTGagcgaatattgagagtttgattgtgcaGTAATCTGAGAAGCTCTGTATTgttgtgttgttgatgtattgagaaGAACTAAAGCAGAACTTATCAAGCATAGAGGTACTACATGTAGATTATTTTACTATTGTtttcctaacaattacaacattcaaatcccttaaccgagcagGTCTTAACAGGTctaaaattgtaaatcccctaacaagatagctcattaacttgagcctaaatcctcttatgaggtttctcctaatagggcaaagATTTTAACaaggctaaggtaaatcccttaatcgggcgactcctaacagggttttctcctaaccgagcatatttgtaagaccttaaccggtcaaagatttctattctacagaaagtgaatcttgtgggtattaactcataccatggtttttcccttttgggtttccacgtataaatatttgtattatgcttgatatattgggtgttatcttatgtggtgatatttcttttatgctTAATCTTCCACCTCCCTAGAGAGTTGTAGCTGCCACaaaagctttaagttatttaaagtggttatcagatttgtattgttgttttttcttgcactgaaTCACCCCCCCTATCAGTTCCTTATAAGTGTATCAAGTCGGCCTTAGTTTAGAGGGTGTGAGACAAGATTGAAATTTGGTTCCCAATCCATTATGTAAAACTCAATCTCGCCCATTAAGAATATTCTCCCATTGATGATCTCTTCTTTTTTATCTAGCATGAGTTATGCATTCAAGCAAAGATAAACCTCTTGGTGGTGTTTTTATTTTGGTTGATTTGCCCCATTACTCCTTCCACCAATTCTACACCCTATCCCTTAATAGCTAGGAGTTGACCCA is part of the Cryptomeria japonica chromosome 10, Sugi_1.0, whole genome shotgun sequence genome and harbors:
- the LOC131039145 gene encoding cytochrome P450 750A1, which encodes MDLNMSVSATGLTIFLFTVSVSFLLGWAKKNNRSLCLPGPFALPIIGNLHQLGALPHRSLQRLAEKHGPIMMLKFGSVPVVVASSSQAAKQFLKTHDMSFLSRPSTTAGKYLFYNSKDIVFAPYGPCWRNIRKICTLELLSAKRIDSFRGVREDEALAMVRSIWEKSDKGGVGVDLSHIISCYNSDLMWRILTGRTIADRLSGGTTFEQLIWEAAELIGAINMGEFIPCLDWLDLQGLRRRMKNVHQRLDAVFDKTIDEHVERKGRRGAEEEEPQKDMVDVLVDMEITVEEKKGILMDMFLGGIETSASTLEWVMSELLRNPHVMKKLQEEIDFIVKEDDKVTSSHIGSMEYLHCVVKETMRLYPIAPLLIPHESTEDCVVKGPHHDYFIPTKTRLIINAWAIGRDPKVWEDPLEFRPERFVGKNLDMIRDPELSTIPFGAGRRSCPGASMAIANMEIAILYLVQCFNWKCERELDMKESFGVTIPRKVHLIAIPTWRSKMNEPSYLQI